From a single Asticcacaulis sp. MM231 genomic region:
- a CDS encoding rhodanese-like domain-containing protein, which produces MPTTYPAATPEDVITVYSARLAMETDCADVHAALSQGVTDFVLLHAVGTLEAFNRRHIPGAHHLPHRQLSEAALAKWPGDKLFVVYCAGPHCNGADQAMLKLAKLGRRAKLMIGGLTGWADEGFAFAESA; this is translated from the coding sequence ATGCCAACCACCTATCCCGCCGCCACACCCGAAGATGTCATCACCGTCTACAGCGCCAGACTGGCCATGGAGACCGATTGCGCCGATGTTCATGCCGCCCTGTCACAAGGCGTGACCGATTTCGTTCTGCTTCATGCCGTGGGCACACTCGAAGCCTTCAACCGCCGCCATATCCCCGGTGCGCATCATTTGCCGCATCGCCAGCTTTCGGAGGCAGCTCTGGCAAAATGGCCAGGCGATAAACTGTTTGTCGTCTATTGCGCCGGACCGCATTGTAACGGCGCCGATCAGGCCATGCTGAAACTGGCCAAACTCGGGCGTCGTGCAAAGCTGATGATCGGCGGACTGACCGGCTGGGCCGACGAGGGCTTTGCCTTTGCGGAAAGCGCGTGA
- a CDS encoding helix-turn-helix domain-containing protein has translation MLLSAHKRGARILTICSGVYVLAASGLLTGKRATTHWKYTDHVKTAYPDIQVVPDVLYVDEGQILTSAGSAAGIDLCLHLIRRDFGPVAANKVARRLVVPPHRDGGQAQFIERSVPTDYESGRLGPLLDHMRENLHQEHRIPDLARRAGMSERTFLRRFSEATGMTPAKWLLHVRLCEARDHLETSDVSIERIAEHTGFGTPTNLRHHFREQMGTTPTAYRQTFSRAS, from the coding sequence ATGCTGCTCTCGGCCCATAAACGCGGCGCCCGTATCCTGACCATCTGTTCAGGCGTCTATGTGCTGGCGGCCAGCGGTCTGCTGACCGGCAAACGCGCCACCACGCACTGGAAATACACCGATCACGTCAAGACCGCCTATCCCGATATCCAGGTCGTCCCCGATGTGCTCTATGTCGATGAGGGGCAGATTCTGACCTCGGCCGGCAGCGCTGCTGGTATCGACCTGTGCCTGCACCTGATCCGCCGCGATTTCGGTCCGGTGGCCGCCAATAAGGTGGCGCGTCGCCTGGTCGTGCCGCCGCACCGCGATGGTGGTCAGGCCCAGTTCATCGAGCGCAGCGTGCCGACTGATTATGAAAGTGGCCGGCTTGGCCCCCTGCTCGATCATATGCGTGAAAACCTGCATCAGGAACACCGCATCCCCGATCTCGCCCGCCGCGCCGGCATGAGCGAGCGCACTTTCCTGCGCCGCTTCAGCGAAGCCACCGGCATGACGCCGGCCAAGTGGCTGCTGCATGTGCGGCTATGCGAAGCGCGCGATCATCTGGAAACCAGCGATGTCAGTATCGAGCGCATCGCCGAGCATACCGGCTTCGGCACACCGACCAATCTGCGCCATCATTTCCGCGAACAGATGGGCACGACGCCCACGGCCTACCGACAAACCTTCAGCCGCGCCTCCTAA